GACGACAAGACGATCCCGCTGCCGGCACAGCAGTTCATGTCCAAACGCGCCGGTTCGACCACGACGGAGGTCCCTGGTAGTCACGCGATTTACGTATCGAACCCACGTGCGGTCGCAAACCTTATCGAAACAGCCGCCGAAGGCGTGTTGGTCGCAACCTAAGCAAACGAATAGCGAGCACCGGACGTGCTATCCACTGGCTCGGGCAATTGCGCCGATCAGGTGGTTGGAACGTCCGGTGCGTTTCTATCACTACCTCGCCGCTTCAGAAGTCACAAAGGGTCGGTGTAGTGCACGCGCTCGAGATACAATCCGTGGGCCGGAGCCGTGAATCCGGCGTCGGCGCGCATAGCCGGCTCGAGCAGCCGCAACATATCGTCCGGATCGCGCTGCCCACGTCCGACCTGGACGAGCGTGCCGACGATGATGCGCACCATGTGATGCAGGTACGAGTCGGCGGTGATCCAGAGCTCGATAAAGTCGCGTTCGCGTTCGACGGCGAGCGACGTGACCGTGCGCCGGGTTCCGCCGCGCACTGGCGTCGTCGCGCAGAACGCCGCAAAGTCGTGTTCACCGACAAGCGCGTTTGCCGCCGCTTTGATCCTATCGAGGTCCAGGTGTGCGCCGATGTGAAACGCGCGATGTTCGTGCAACGGCGACGGCGCAGGACGATTGAGGACGCGATAACGGTAGGTTCGCGCAAGCGCCGAACCGCGAGCGGAAAAACCCGGGGCCCGCTCGACGGCGCGCACGACCGAGATGTGCGCGCTGCGAAGCATCGCGCTAAGCGCCACGGGCATTCTATACAGATCCGCCCCAGATTCGGTTACGAACGAGACGACTTGGCCCGTCGCATGCACTCCGGCATCCGTGCGCCCTGCGTTCACGACCCGAACAGGCTGACCGAGCAGCGTGCCCAGTGCAGCCTCAAGGGCGCCGGCGACGGTGGGCAACTCCGATTGCTTCTGCATGCCGTGCATGTAGGATCCGTCGTATTCCACGACGAGCGCGATGGTGCGCGACTTCGGTTCCATCGACGTGCGGCTAGCTCGACGCCTCTGGTTTTTGCAGTGGGAACAGCAGCACGTCTCGGATCGACGTCTGGCCCGTCAACAACATGACAAGCCGGTCGATGCCGATGCCGATGCCGCCGG
This genomic window from Candidatus Eremiobacteraceae bacterium contains:
- the truA gene encoding tRNA pseudouridine(38-40) synthase TruA — encoded protein: MEPKSRTIALVVEYDGSYMHGMQKQSELPTVAGALEAALGTLLGQPVRVVNAGRTDAGVHATGQVVSFVTESGADLYRMPVALSAMLRSAHISVVRAVERAPGFSARGSALARTYRYRVLNRPAPSPLHEHRAFHIGAHLDLDRIKAAANALVGEHDFAAFCATTPVRGGTRRTVTSLAVERERDFIELWITADSYLHHMVRIIVGTLVQVGRGQRDPDDMLRLLEPAMRADAGFTAPAHGLYLERVHYTDPL